tactttcaatttttaatattttatttctttttcgtGTTCATAAATGAACCGTAAAATCTCTAAAATTTATaggttgatttatttataatcataaattcatttatgtatataataaaattttaattagtattgattattttctcatttttctaaTGTTTAaggtttagtttatttaatgtaaataattattattatcctcaacaaaaaaatatttaatttaaatacatataatttcttttaaatttagtCTTGTGGCATAGTCTAAATATTTTAGACTGGttagaatttgaaaaataaataaattaaaataagtgcAAAACATTTCTTAAAGATGtcaaaaatattagaaataaagaCTATTTTTTAACAGGCACGTGAGACATAATATCAAGTTTTTTCTAATGTGTAATCATGCACCAAACCTGTAAAGAATCTCTTTTACAATATCGTTATTGTTTTACACGCcaaaatattagttttcttaattttgtgaaaaatattagattaaaatttaatataaataattattattttttaaatattttagactagatagaatttgataaataaataatttaaaataagtgtaaaacatttctaaaaaatatcaaaatattaaaagttaagaCTTTTTTGTAACGGGCATGTGAGACATAACACCGATACTTTTTTTCACGTGTAACAAAGTATTGAGCCCCTAAGGAATTTCTTTTCCAATAATGTTGTTGTTTTACACGCCAAAAAATTTcttttcctaatttttataagaaaattagatGGCGACTCATAAGTCCGAACGTTTTCTAACAAATTCCcggatttgattttatttttattttaaaattttgagaagaaatttattattttatatctatttctaaaattccaaaatcGCATATCTTTGGTGGCGATGTTTTAAACGcgtataataatatattgagcAAACTCACGGGAATAATATTGAAAGAAACACTACTATATGAAgcaaagtttaatatttaaagaacAATACTACATGAAGCAAagtttataaagaaaattacaaattatCCTAGCACCATGGccttattacaataatatttggCTCGGGTACATAGCATtactatataaattatcatCATAAGTAGGAccttaataaattatgatagcAGATCATTGACCAGTACTTTTGATCTTATTCATAAAACATACATATGTCTTTATGACAATTACTTAATTATGTAGGTTCATCTCtcataatttctcttttaattcctCATCCGAATCATCCTTCAAAAGCGGCCTAAGAAATTTTCTGAACCATTCATAAGAAGCTTTCTTGTATCTCTTGAGGTTGTCTTGAAAGTCGATGTAACTAATTCCAAAACGAACTGTGTAGCCAGAGCTCCATTCAAGGTCATCCAACAACGTCCATACAAAGTATCCGTGCACATTTGAACCTTCCCTGTTGTTCAATTCATATTATCAAacaaacttataattttatttaagtaatttgtgTTTGAATATTTGAACTCACGACCTTGATGAAATTAGTTTTGTGCTCTAATGAAcatataataatgatatcaaCTTACTCTATAGCAACTCTAAGGAAGTCAAGGTGGGAAAAGTGGTACTTGATTCTCCATGGGTCATTAAGGGCATCACTAAGAGGAATTGAGGGATCGTTTTTTTCAGATATCCCtgtgtgataatatcaatattgatttagttaattttaaaaagaaatgcATAAATGAAGTGTGacataattaatattcaaatataccATTTTCAGTGATAAAAACTTTTGGGTTTCCATATTTATCCTTTACATGGATAAGGAAATCACGAATTCCCCTTGGATAGACATTAATCCAAGCTGAACCAGGAGCCTGAAATGTCATCAACATcaagattataattttaaatattaattattaattaatcaagaatataataaatttcataGATTATACATACCGGAATCCCAATTAGTTGCCCGTTGCGCTCAGCTAAAGAACATATAATTGAAAgagataattaagaataaatagtTAATCATGAGCTAgccaaacaaatttaataactaattaattaattatcatcttAACTTACCTGTAGTGTAGACATTAATATCTGTGAAGTATGTCTCTTCACTTGGATTAGCTGGAACTTTTctattgaatacatattttgCTGAATAATAATTTAGACCAATGAAATCAAATGAACCTATCAACGAAGCAGACTCTTCTTCGGTAAATTTCGGAAGTCTGACTCCTACATTGCGACGCATCACTTCAGGGTAGTCACCGTGTATCATAGGCTCAACAAACCTATTGGTATTAATTGCGATATTATATTAACAagttagttattaatttatatatatatatatatgtaagttTGTTTTGTACTGTTTTTTACAAGGTCATTATTAATGGAAACAAATCTAGCTTTAAGAAAAAGAATTGtaaagttttgaaaaataaaatcatattgaTAATATTGTGAATAGAGAATAATATTAATCTAACCATCCAAAGCTAAAATCAGTAGCCCTTTCCCTAGCTTCCTTGTCTGCTGCAGAATGTGTGAGTGGTACAGTCCAATCAGCAACATGAGCTATTCCAATTTCACCTCCTTGCTTTTTCtgtaaattaattcattatatacATGTGCATTGATAGATATTTTGCTTTCAGTTTTTAGTGATTTTCATGATGTCTAGAatcaatgttttaatttttttataacaaatttcATAGTAATGTAAAGAAAGAATTTGATAGTAAAATTTCATccaagcaaaaaaaaaattaatagaatttCATAACTAAATATCTAACCTgatatttttctctatatagTTTAACGACCGCTGCATGAGCAAGAAGCATATAATGAGCAACCAAATAAGGTTCAACTGCCGAATCTCCGCGTGTGCAATTCAATTTTGTCAACCAAGGAGAACAATAACCCGGAGCCATGCTACCATTGATATAACCACCGAGAATAAACATGTATGGCTCGTTAAAAGTAGACCAATATTTTACTTTATCACCAAATTCTTGAAAAAGAATTTCCGCATAGTCAACGTAATCTTGCctgtaataataaatatttaaagaaagacATGATTAGTTGATGCacttattcttatttaataatttttggaaaaaaaaaacatatttaaagtatatatactTTTTACTTACACAATATCGCGACTGAGAAAACCCATATATTCGTCCTCAAGTGCTTGCGGAAGATCCCAATGGAATATAGTCACAAATGGCTTTGtacctatttatttattcatctaaataaaagtgtaacaaaaaaagtaatgaaatgGGGTTTtgaatgcatgcatgcattatAATTGACCTTTCGATTCAAGCTcattgaagatttttttgtaATGTTGGATGCCGAGCTCATTTCTACCACCCTTCAAGGATCCATCTATAATCaacatttatacatatatatatagagagtcAATTATcgaatatacatatatatatatatatatatataataaaaaaaaagtaataatgtAGTTACTAGGCAATATTCTGCTCCATGAGATTGACATTCGGTAAGCATCCATGCCAACGTggtttaagatattaaaatctTCCTGCAACAATAGAagattttactaaaaataaataaataaatatatatatatatatatatatatatatatatatatatatatatatatatatatatatatatatatatatatatatatatatatatatatatataatatttgttcatttatgtatgtgaagaatcaaaatttaagtatatatcACAAAAACTCATAATCTCATTGGTTATATGTTTAAGATTTTACAAtctgattttttctttttatgacaatctttataatttatgattacATATTCtgagtattaaaaaaattttgttcaatattttagTACGATTTTTTGCAAAATGTAGACTAATGAAAtgaatttaacttttttatttattaaaaaagggGTTCATTTCTAATGTTCTAAAAAGTTTGGATTTGACCCTACTTATGGGAATTTTCTCtgttataataaaagtaataaaatgtTAACATTGATGTTCAAGACATGATATATATCATATGACTGATAAATTTATCACTTTCTTATTTGTTGTTATTTCCTCATGTTGGCCTTGTGGCCTTTTGTTGGGAttctttatataaaatttataatatataatggtgatcttaaatttatatatatatatatatatatatatatatatatatatatatatatatatataagcatcttttttaattgaagatgtaaataaatgaaatataagcATCTTCACACAATATTTGGATGGAAATTGACTAAAATTGATTTGGATTGGTAGTTATTAGAATTATAAAGTAATGACAATcttttagtaaaaattataacagtgacttttaaccttttttttatgcACTACTCAGGTTACTCAAACTAATTAGTgggtaaaatttatttgtttattacaACAAAATTACTTACTTTGAAACGATTGTATGAATCAAGTGCCACATCTCCGTTACTATGATTTGCTACTTTCCCTGTAATTGCATTTTAATGTTGAGAAGATATAAAGTCTTTGGATAAGGCAATCAAActtattgtttatatatgtcAATTtcagaattatttatttattattcaaaaaataaacaaatctaTACAAAGACAATCAATTCTTCACCTAGCAAAGAAAGAGAtgacaatttcatttatttcattaagtctataatcaaacaaattagaaattaaTCTTGTATAGATATAAAAACGTATCTATTTCTTAAagtattttctaattatttgtttctttgttCTTTGTTCATATGGACTTTAAAATGGAATAGTACTTCCTCTCTTCGTTAATCATATCATTCTTTATTGAGATACATCCAAAAGAAATTATGTATTAAAAGATAGTAaagagttttcatataaaaagaattataaaatattatatatatttggttttaatttgtcctttcaaatataataaagaacATTTATATATTGCAGAGTgaagataaataaatagatgAAAGTAACAGTAGAaattagacaaaataaaaatgaaatttaataaaatatagagggtaataggaataaaatattttcgCTATTTCTTGTCCCTTTCAATCAATGGAGATGTATTTCTACTGtctcaattaattatttttcgtCACTATTGATTAaacacttattattattatatttacttttcTCCAATAGAGATATGGTAATGTAAACCAtcactatattttttttctattcaattat
The Impatiens glandulifera unplaced genomic scaffold, dImpGla2.1, whole genome shotgun sequence DNA segment above includes these coding regions:
- the LOC124918303 gene encoding beta-glucosidase 12-like; its protein translation is MLIIDGSLKGGRNELGIQHYKKIFNELESKGTKPFVTIFHWDLPQALEDEYMGFLSRDIVQDYVDYAEILFQEFGDKVKYWSTFNEPYMFILGGYINGSMAPGYCSPWLTKLNCTRGDSAVEPYLVAHYMLLAHAAVVKLYREKYQKKQGGEIGIAHVADWTVPLTHSAADKEARERATDFSFGWFVEPMIHGDYPEVMRRNVGVRLPKFTEEESASLIGSFDFIGLNYYSAKYVFNRKVPANPSEETYFTDINVYTTAERNGQLIGIPAPGSAWINVYPRGIRDFLIHVKDKYGNPKVFITENGISEKNDPSIPLSDALNDPWRIKYHFSHLDFLRVAIEEGSNVHGYFVWTLLDDLEWSSGYTVRFGISYIDFQDNLKRYKKASYEWFRKFLRPLLKDDSDEELKEKL